A genomic stretch from Telopea speciosissima isolate NSW1024214 ecotype Mountain lineage chromosome 7, Tspe_v1, whole genome shotgun sequence includes:
- the LOC122666886 gene encoding heavy metal-associated isoprenylated plant protein 35-like, protein MATKPAEEASEPLKYQTWVLRVSFHCEACKRKVKKVLQSVDGVYTTTIDSQQHKVTVTGNVDAETLIKKLAKTGKYAELWPDKAEKEGKKSEKGKNTEKQKDSKSNEKGDVGNEAENKSPENVEPKTESTDKSKDKSSEGDGANNKNNDGDQNKDTAKSEGKNGENSNAGVDQKEVSNDGDGAAEKAGGGNGDKKKKRKGQKGNDVNNEGVGDTSDPIPTESTAAFTNVSPPQHHPYPYPYPYPYPTYVGPPVYAVNYHTAHPSASYAASYYARPPPYSHTYTAAESYSPPPRQPSDSDSFEMFSDENANGCVVM, encoded by the exons ATGGCAACAAAACCAGCCGAAGAAGCTTCGGAACCCCTGAAATACCAG ACATGGGTTTTGAGAGTATCCTTTCACTGCGAAGCCTGCAAGAGAAAGGTGAAGAAGGTGTTGCAGAGCGTCGACG GGGTTTACACCACGACGATCGATTCCCAGCAACATAAAGTTACAGTGACTGGGAATGTCGACGCAGAGACTCTCATCAAGAAGCTTGCGAAGACGGGGAAATACGCAGAGCTCTGGCCTGATAAAGCTGAGAAGGAGGGGAAAAAATCAGAGAAGGGGAAGAACACTGAGAAACAGAAAGATTCAAAGAGCAACGAGAAGGGCGACGTCGGTAACGAGGCCGAGAACAAATCTCCAGAGAACGTCGAACCCAAAACTGAATCTACAGATAAAAGCAAAGACAAAAGTAGCGAAGGTGATGGTGCAAACAACAAGAACAACGACGGCGATCAAAACAAAGATACGGCGAAATCAGAAGGAAAGAACGGAGAGAATTCGAACGCCGGCGTGGACCAGAAGGAGGTGAGCAATGATGGCGACGGAGCAGCAGAGAAAGCCGGCGGGGGCAATGgagataaaaagaagaaaaggaaagggcaAAAAGGCAATGACGTCAACAACGAGGGTGTGGGTGATACCTCCGATCCGATCCCTACGGAATCAACCGCAGCATTCACCAATGTCAGCCCTCCACAGCATCATCCGTACCCGTATCCATACCCGTACCCGTACCCTACCTACGTTGGTCCCCCTGTATACGCCGTGAATTACCATACGGCGCATCCTAGTGCGAGCTACGCTGCATCTTACTACGCTCGGCCACCACCGTATTCTCATACGTACACAGCTGCGGAGTCTTACTCACCTCCACCACGACAGCCGTCGGATTCGGATTCTTTCGAGATGTTCAGTGATGAGAATGCCAACGGTTGCGTGGTTATGTGA